In the Sebastes fasciatus isolate fSebFas1 chromosome 20, fSebFas1.pri, whole genome shotgun sequence genome, one interval contains:
- the tmem94 gene encoding transmembrane protein 94 isoform X1: MVLKMGEGIFLRKKSSDEDAKTLGLSTGQALSKLRDQLSSLLEQHQRAAPRRASVQEQWVNSFLYHGNRHSCLHWPGAALTLLVVLGLFCCYGSQPKGSSGIEFVNAAALLLLLLLNLLLSRRQEWLKRSEMVRRLKDIITQLSDYLSGCVSDLRWSPSMYPDLYTPSSPSWSLHWTYRDSHLVNLPISLLVEGDIIALRPGQEAFASLRGIKDDEHIVLEPGDLFPPFSPPPSPRGTEKRGPQSPQQHRLFRVVRTPVLDIVRNSLEMALTRPITVLDNERFTVQSVIAKRVCPVVLVAFLLVNTVRYFCDAPSLTPPCFNFFQLQLMGVLPILPLLFPVMWVLLNAFGEARVLAEFSRASPAGLLAKFSEDTLSSYTEVVSSQSARLDRTPLDELLRCVWRHFVGVLKGESQTLCYTSSLLHTLGSVTVLCTVDKQGILSWPNPSPETVLFFSGRVEPPHNSQDDLRDDLSVSSYCRMETDDDRDEAQEAEALLCLPAESSVQPGEGPEPSETSHDTARSTDTFRLRRACQPAHTRTKHHSGSNVSFSHDTEGGDDGQAQDYGMGCPEAEADDFVCDYHLEMLSLSQDQQNPASIQFDDLSWQCHLPSLKPLGLNIMLNLCNANVTQQLCRFSDHLSNMALQESHGTVLPVYVPWGLCELSRLIGFTPGARELFKQENHLALYQLPTGEKTKEFPSRRLHYFIKRQPPISHLISLFVRDSSSNNVQMLSHGSADLILEACTDFWDGTDIYPLSGSDRKKVLDFYQRACLSGYCSAFAYKPMQVSLSSQLNGKCVELASGPCLFSGVELPSTTPIKHTSCRNSWSSDEGIGEGVERDDCVQALSGQIFMGMVSSQFQARLDTVRLIDALVTACIRFVYFSMEDELRSKVFAEKMGLETGWNCHVSLTPNGDSPCDGAPNSPGHGSLHEDLNQDSRDEVEGPLLPEDCDLASFQPTDSDVPSFLEDCNRAKLPRGIHQVRPHLKNIDNVPLLVPLFTDCTPDTMCEMMKIMQENREVTCCLGSSANFRNSRLFLQSDLSIALDPLYPSQCSWETFGYATGGGFNDRDVEGLSPLRLSGQLNSLGCCVTFHQGESVSMVKLIEQARHTTYGIRKCFLFLLQCQLSLVVIQFLACLAQLPPPMNTTDILWLSCFSCPLLSVSFLGKPPDSSVMTVATGKNLDAIPRKTQNYFLGCFLLKFGLTVCAYLVAFGFTLHQLCIRGNSILADNSTLADNTTVNCLYIPSSSDDAPRWFSELSNGLLLTQKVMAGFLVLHTVVISLSYVHRSQPLWRKSPLRNTWWCLTVPVVLLSQIVQATVDYQLWRDRGSLLTFHLADIPLLAWLLVSLSPLVVVLVNEVVKLHEIRVRVRYQKRQKLQFETKLGMNSPF, translated from the exons GGACATCATCACACAGCTCAGCG ACTATCTGTCAGGGTGTGTGAGTGACTTGCGGTGGTCTCCATCTATGTACCCTGATCTGTACACACCCTCATCCCCATCATGGTCCCTTCACTGGACCTACCGCGACTCCCATTTGGTTAACCTGCCCATCAGTCTGCTGGTGGAAGGAGACATCATCGCTCTGAGGCCTGGCCAAGAGGCGTTCGCATCCCTCAGAGGCATTAAG GATGATGAGCACATTGTGTTGGAGCCAGGAGATTTATTCCCCCctttctcccctcctccttccccaCGGGGCACTGAGAAGAGAGGACCCCAGAGCCCCCAGCAACACCGTCTCTTCAGAGTGGTCCGGACTCCAGTACTGGACATAGTCAG gaaCAGTTTGGAGATGGCGTTGACTCGACCAATCACAGTGCTAGATAATGAGAGGTTTACAGTGCAGTCGGTTATCGCCAAGCGAGTTTGTCCAGTTGTTCTG GTGGCATTCCTGCTAGTGAACACTGTCCGCTATTTTTGTGATGCACCCAGCCTCACCCCCCCCTGCTTCAATTTCTTTCAACTTCAG TTGATGGGTGTTCTGCCCATCTTGCCCCTGCTCTTCCCCGTCATGTGGGTGCTGTTGAATGCCTTCGGAGAGGCCAGGGTCCTCGCTGAGTTCAGCCGCGCATCCCCAGCTGGTCTG CTTGCTAAATTCTCTGAGGACACTCTAAGCAGCTACACCGAAGTGGTTTCCTCCCAG TCGGCACGTCTTGACCGAACACCTCTGGAT gagttGCTGCGTTGTGTGTGGAGACACTTTGTTGGCGTCCTGAAGGGGGAGTCTCAGACACTCTGTTATACTTCCAGCCTTTTACACACTCTGGGATCCGTCACT gtgctGTGTACTGTGGACAAGCAGGGCATCCTGTCGTGGCCTAACCCCAGTCCAGAGACTGTGCTGTTCTTCAGTGGACGAGTGGAGCCGCCTCACAACAGCCAGGATGATCTCAGAGACGACCTGTCTGTCAGCTCCTACTGCCGAATGGAGACGGATGATGACCGcgatgag GCCCAGGAGGCGGAGGCTCTGCTCTGTCTACCAGCAGAGTCCTCAGTCCAGCCTGGGGAGGGGCCCGAGCCCAGCGAGACGTCACATGACACCGCCCGCTCGACCGACACATTCCGGCTGCGGCGCGCCTGCCAGCCTGCACACACTCGCACCAAACACCACTCTGGATCCAACGTGAGCTTCAGCCATGACACTGAGGGAGGCGATGATGGCCAGGCCCAG GACTATGGGATGGGCTGCCCGGAGGCGGAGGCCGACGACTTTGTGTGCGACTACCACCTGGAGATGCTGAGCCTGTCGCAGGACCAGCAGAACCCGGCCAGCATCCAGTTCGACGACCTCTCCTGGCAGTGCCACCTGCCGTCCCTCAAGCCGCTGGGCCTCAACATCATGCTGAACCTGTGCAACGCCAACGTCACCCAGCAGCTCTGCCGCTTCTCCGACCACCTGTCCAACATGGCGCTGCAGGAGAGCCACGGCACCGTGCTGCCCGTCTACGTCCCCTGGGGGCTCTGCGAGCTCTCCAGGCTCATAG gATTCACTCCTGGTGCGAGGGAGCTGTTTAAACAGGAGAACCACTTGGCACTGTACCAACTGCCAACAGGAGAGAAGACGAAGGAGTTCCCGTCCCGTCGCCTTCATTACTTCatcaaacgccagcctcccaTCTCCCACCTTATCTCCCTGTTTGTACGAGACTCTTCCTCCA ATAACGTCCAGATGCTGTCGCATGGCTCGGCCGACCTCATCCTGGAGGCCTGCACTGACTTCTGGGATGGAACTGACATCTATCCCCTCTCAGGCTCAGACAG AAAGAAGGTTCTGGACTTCTACCAGCGTGCCTGTCTGTCAGGCTACTGCTCAGCATTCGCCTACAAACCCATGCAGGTATCCTTGTCCAGCCAGCTGAATGGGAAGTGTGTGGAGTTGGCCTCCGGTCCCTGCCTCTTCTCCGGAGTGGAGCTGCCCTCCACCACTCCCATCAAACACACCTCCTGCAGGAACAGCTGGAGCTCCGACG AGGGTATAGGTGAGGGAGTGGAGCGCGATGACTGTGTTCAGGCCCTGAGTGGGCAGATCTTCATGGGTATGGTATCTTCCCAGTTCCAGGCGAGGCTGGACACAGTCCGGCTCATCGATGCCCTGGTCACCGCTTGTATCCGGTTTGTTTACTTTTCCATGGAGGACGAGCTCCGCAGCAAG GTTTTTGCAGAGAAGATGGGTTTAGAGACAGGCTGGAACTGTCACGTCTCCTTGACTCCCAACGGAGACAGTCCCTGTGATGGAGCTCCAAACAGCCCTGGTCACGGTTCCCTTCATGAAGACCTGAACCAAG ATTCTCGGGACGAAGTGGAAGGTCCACTGCTGCCGGAGGACTGTGACCTGGCCAGTTTCCAGCCCACAGACAGCGATGTGCCCAGCTTTCTGGAGGACTGCAACAGG GCCAAGCTACCTCGTGGTATCCACCAGGTTCGTCCTCATTTGAAGAACATTGATAATGTGCCTCTTTTGGTGCCACTCTTCACTGACTGCACCCCTGACA CCATGTGTGAGATGATGAAAATCATGCAGGAGAATAGGGAGGTTACATGCTGTCTGGGAAGCTCCGCCAATTTCCGCAACAGCCGCCTGTTCCTACAGAGTGACCTCAG CATCGCTCTGGACCCTCTGTACCCCTCTCAGTGTTCGTGGGAGACGTTCGGCTATGCCACCGGAGGAGGATTTAACGACAGAGACGTCGAAGGTCTGTCTCCTCTGAGGCTCTCCGGACAGCTCAACAGTCTGGGTTGTTGCGTCACCTTCCACCAAGGAGAGAGCGTCAGCATGGTCAAGCTCATAGAGCAG GCACGACACACAACCTACGGCATCCGCAAGTGCTTCcttttcctgctgcagtgtcaGCTCAGTCTGGTCGTCATCCAG TTCCTAGCCTGTCTAGCTCAACTTCCTCCTCCCATGAACACCACTGACATCCTCTGGTTGTCCTGCTTCAGCTGCCCGCTGCTAAG TGTGTCATTTTTGGGGAAGCCACCAGACAGTTCAGTCATGACGGTTGCCACGGGGAAGAACCTAGATGCAATTCCAAGGAAG ACCCAGAACTACTTCCTTGGCTGTTTCCTGTTGAAGTTCGGCCTGACAGTGTGTGCCTACCTGGTAGCCTTCGGGTTCACCCTGCATCAGCTCTGCATCAGAGGCAACTCCATCTTAGCTGACAACTCCACCTTAGCTGACAACACCACCGTCAACTGCCTTTATATACCCAG CTCTTCGGACGACGCTCCTCGCTGGTTCAGTGAGCTGTCCAATGGCCTGCTGCTGACTCAGAAGGTCATGGCAGGGTTCCTCGTCTTACACACAG TGGTGATCTCCCTCAGCTACGTCCACCGCTCTCAGCCTCTGTGGAGAAAGAGTCCCCTCAGAAATACCTGGTGGTGTCTCACTGTCCCTGTGGT ACTGCTCAGCCAGATTGTTCAGGCCACAGTGGATTACCAGTTGTGGCGCGACCGGGGCAGCCTCCTGACCTTTCACCTGGCTGACATACCCCTGCTGGCCTGGCTGCTGGTCTCTCTGTCCccgctggtggtggtgttggtcaACGAAGTGGTGAAGCTACACGAGATACG GGTGCGAGTTCGCTACCAGAAGAGACAGAAGCTGCAGTTTGAAACAAAGCTGGGGATGAATTCTCCCTTCTGA
- the tmem94 gene encoding transmembrane protein 94 isoform X3 gives MVLKMGEGIFLRKKSSDEDAKTLGLSTGQALSKLRDQLSSLLEQHQRAAPRRASVQEQWVNSFLYHGNRHSCLHWPGAALTLLVVLGLFCCYGSQPKGSSGIEFVNAAALLLLLLLNLLLSRRQEWLKRSEMVRRLKDIITQLSDYLSGCVSDLRWSPSMYPDLYTPSSPSWSLHWTYRDSHLVNLPISLLVEGDIIALRPGQEAFASLRGIKDDEHIVLEPGDLFPPFSPPPSPRGTEKRGPQSPQQHRLFRVVRTPVLDIVRNSLEMALTRPITVLDNERFTVQSVIAKRVCPVVLVAFLLVNTVRYFCDAPSLTPPCFNFFQLQLMGVLPILPLLFPVMWVLLNAFGEARVLAEFSRASPAGLLAKFSEDTLSSYTEVVSSQELLRCVWRHFVGVLKGESQTLCYTSSLLHTLGSVTVLCTVDKQGILSWPNPSPETVLFFSGRVEPPHNSQDDLRDDLSVSSYCRMETDDDRDEAQEAEALLCLPAESSVQPGEGPEPSETSHDTARSTDTFRLRRACQPAHTRTKHHSGSNVSFSHDTEGGDDGQAQDYGMGCPEAEADDFVCDYHLEMLSLSQDQQNPASIQFDDLSWQCHLPSLKPLGLNIMLNLCNANVTQQLCRFSDHLSNMALQESHGTVLPVYVPWGLCELSRLIGFTPGARELFKQENHLALYQLPTGEKTKEFPSRRLHYFIKRQPPISHLISLFVRDSSSNNVQMLSHGSADLILEACTDFWDGTDIYPLSGSDRKKVLDFYQRACLSGYCSAFAYKPMQVSLSSQLNGKCVELASGPCLFSGVELPSTTPIKHTSCRNSWSSDEGIGEGVERDDCVQALSGQIFMGMVSSQFQARLDTVRLIDALVTACIRFVYFSMEDELRSKVFAEKMGLETGWNCHVSLTPNGDSPCDGAPNSPGHGSLHEDLNQDSRDEVEGPLLPEDCDLASFQPTDSDVPSFLEDCNRAKLPRGIHQVRPHLKNIDNVPLLVPLFTDCTPDTMCEMMKIMQENREVTCCLGSSANFRNSRLFLQSDLSIALDPLYPSQCSWETFGYATGGGFNDRDVEGLSPLRLSGQLNSLGCCVTFHQGESVSMVKLIEQARHTTYGIRKCFLFLLQCQLSLVVIQFLACLAQLPPPMNTTDILWLSCFSCPLLSVSFLGKPPDSSVMTVATGKNLDAIPRKTQNYFLGCFLLKFGLTVCAYLVAFGFTLHQLCIRGNSILADNSTLADNTTVNCLYIPSSSDDAPRWFSELSNGLLLTQKVMAGFLVLHTVVISLSYVHRSQPLWRKSPLRNTWWCLTVPVVLLSQIVQATVDYQLWRDRGSLLTFHLADIPLLAWLLVSLSPLVVVLVNEVVKLHEIRVRVRYQKRQKLQFETKLGMNSPF, from the exons GGACATCATCACACAGCTCAGCG ACTATCTGTCAGGGTGTGTGAGTGACTTGCGGTGGTCTCCATCTATGTACCCTGATCTGTACACACCCTCATCCCCATCATGGTCCCTTCACTGGACCTACCGCGACTCCCATTTGGTTAACCTGCCCATCAGTCTGCTGGTGGAAGGAGACATCATCGCTCTGAGGCCTGGCCAAGAGGCGTTCGCATCCCTCAGAGGCATTAAG GATGATGAGCACATTGTGTTGGAGCCAGGAGATTTATTCCCCCctttctcccctcctccttccccaCGGGGCACTGAGAAGAGAGGACCCCAGAGCCCCCAGCAACACCGTCTCTTCAGAGTGGTCCGGACTCCAGTACTGGACATAGTCAG gaaCAGTTTGGAGATGGCGTTGACTCGACCAATCACAGTGCTAGATAATGAGAGGTTTACAGTGCAGTCGGTTATCGCCAAGCGAGTTTGTCCAGTTGTTCTG GTGGCATTCCTGCTAGTGAACACTGTCCGCTATTTTTGTGATGCACCCAGCCTCACCCCCCCCTGCTTCAATTTCTTTCAACTTCAG TTGATGGGTGTTCTGCCCATCTTGCCCCTGCTCTTCCCCGTCATGTGGGTGCTGTTGAATGCCTTCGGAGAGGCCAGGGTCCTCGCTGAGTTCAGCCGCGCATCCCCAGCTGGTCTG CTTGCTAAATTCTCTGAGGACACTCTAAGCAGCTACACCGAAGTGGTTTCCTCCCAG gagttGCTGCGTTGTGTGTGGAGACACTTTGTTGGCGTCCTGAAGGGGGAGTCTCAGACACTCTGTTATACTTCCAGCCTTTTACACACTCTGGGATCCGTCACT gtgctGTGTACTGTGGACAAGCAGGGCATCCTGTCGTGGCCTAACCCCAGTCCAGAGACTGTGCTGTTCTTCAGTGGACGAGTGGAGCCGCCTCACAACAGCCAGGATGATCTCAGAGACGACCTGTCTGTCAGCTCCTACTGCCGAATGGAGACGGATGATGACCGcgatgag GCCCAGGAGGCGGAGGCTCTGCTCTGTCTACCAGCAGAGTCCTCAGTCCAGCCTGGGGAGGGGCCCGAGCCCAGCGAGACGTCACATGACACCGCCCGCTCGACCGACACATTCCGGCTGCGGCGCGCCTGCCAGCCTGCACACACTCGCACCAAACACCACTCTGGATCCAACGTGAGCTTCAGCCATGACACTGAGGGAGGCGATGATGGCCAGGCCCAG GACTATGGGATGGGCTGCCCGGAGGCGGAGGCCGACGACTTTGTGTGCGACTACCACCTGGAGATGCTGAGCCTGTCGCAGGACCAGCAGAACCCGGCCAGCATCCAGTTCGACGACCTCTCCTGGCAGTGCCACCTGCCGTCCCTCAAGCCGCTGGGCCTCAACATCATGCTGAACCTGTGCAACGCCAACGTCACCCAGCAGCTCTGCCGCTTCTCCGACCACCTGTCCAACATGGCGCTGCAGGAGAGCCACGGCACCGTGCTGCCCGTCTACGTCCCCTGGGGGCTCTGCGAGCTCTCCAGGCTCATAG gATTCACTCCTGGTGCGAGGGAGCTGTTTAAACAGGAGAACCACTTGGCACTGTACCAACTGCCAACAGGAGAGAAGACGAAGGAGTTCCCGTCCCGTCGCCTTCATTACTTCatcaaacgccagcctcccaTCTCCCACCTTATCTCCCTGTTTGTACGAGACTCTTCCTCCA ATAACGTCCAGATGCTGTCGCATGGCTCGGCCGACCTCATCCTGGAGGCCTGCACTGACTTCTGGGATGGAACTGACATCTATCCCCTCTCAGGCTCAGACAG AAAGAAGGTTCTGGACTTCTACCAGCGTGCCTGTCTGTCAGGCTACTGCTCAGCATTCGCCTACAAACCCATGCAGGTATCCTTGTCCAGCCAGCTGAATGGGAAGTGTGTGGAGTTGGCCTCCGGTCCCTGCCTCTTCTCCGGAGTGGAGCTGCCCTCCACCACTCCCATCAAACACACCTCCTGCAGGAACAGCTGGAGCTCCGACG AGGGTATAGGTGAGGGAGTGGAGCGCGATGACTGTGTTCAGGCCCTGAGTGGGCAGATCTTCATGGGTATGGTATCTTCCCAGTTCCAGGCGAGGCTGGACACAGTCCGGCTCATCGATGCCCTGGTCACCGCTTGTATCCGGTTTGTTTACTTTTCCATGGAGGACGAGCTCCGCAGCAAG GTTTTTGCAGAGAAGATGGGTTTAGAGACAGGCTGGAACTGTCACGTCTCCTTGACTCCCAACGGAGACAGTCCCTGTGATGGAGCTCCAAACAGCCCTGGTCACGGTTCCCTTCATGAAGACCTGAACCAAG ATTCTCGGGACGAAGTGGAAGGTCCACTGCTGCCGGAGGACTGTGACCTGGCCAGTTTCCAGCCCACAGACAGCGATGTGCCCAGCTTTCTGGAGGACTGCAACAGG GCCAAGCTACCTCGTGGTATCCACCAGGTTCGTCCTCATTTGAAGAACATTGATAATGTGCCTCTTTTGGTGCCACTCTTCACTGACTGCACCCCTGACA CCATGTGTGAGATGATGAAAATCATGCAGGAGAATAGGGAGGTTACATGCTGTCTGGGAAGCTCCGCCAATTTCCGCAACAGCCGCCTGTTCCTACAGAGTGACCTCAG CATCGCTCTGGACCCTCTGTACCCCTCTCAGTGTTCGTGGGAGACGTTCGGCTATGCCACCGGAGGAGGATTTAACGACAGAGACGTCGAAGGTCTGTCTCCTCTGAGGCTCTCCGGACAGCTCAACAGTCTGGGTTGTTGCGTCACCTTCCACCAAGGAGAGAGCGTCAGCATGGTCAAGCTCATAGAGCAG GCACGACACACAACCTACGGCATCCGCAAGTGCTTCcttttcctgctgcagtgtcaGCTCAGTCTGGTCGTCATCCAG TTCCTAGCCTGTCTAGCTCAACTTCCTCCTCCCATGAACACCACTGACATCCTCTGGTTGTCCTGCTTCAGCTGCCCGCTGCTAAG TGTGTCATTTTTGGGGAAGCCACCAGACAGTTCAGTCATGACGGTTGCCACGGGGAAGAACCTAGATGCAATTCCAAGGAAG ACCCAGAACTACTTCCTTGGCTGTTTCCTGTTGAAGTTCGGCCTGACAGTGTGTGCCTACCTGGTAGCCTTCGGGTTCACCCTGCATCAGCTCTGCATCAGAGGCAACTCCATCTTAGCTGACAACTCCACCTTAGCTGACAACACCACCGTCAACTGCCTTTATATACCCAG CTCTTCGGACGACGCTCCTCGCTGGTTCAGTGAGCTGTCCAATGGCCTGCTGCTGACTCAGAAGGTCATGGCAGGGTTCCTCGTCTTACACACAG TGGTGATCTCCCTCAGCTACGTCCACCGCTCTCAGCCTCTGTGGAGAAAGAGTCCCCTCAGAAATACCTGGTGGTGTCTCACTGTCCCTGTGGT ACTGCTCAGCCAGATTGTTCAGGCCACAGTGGATTACCAGTTGTGGCGCGACCGGGGCAGCCTCCTGACCTTTCACCTGGCTGACATACCCCTGCTGGCCTGGCTGCTGGTCTCTCTGTCCccgctggtggtggtgttggtcaACGAAGTGGTGAAGCTACACGAGATACG GGTGCGAGTTCGCTACCAGAAGAGACAGAAGCTGCAGTTTGAAACAAAGCTGGGGATGAATTCTCCCTTCTGA